One Serinicoccus chungangensis genomic window carries:
- the metK gene encoding methionine adenosyltransferase has translation MIRLFTSESVTEGHPDKICDQISDAILDDLLAQDPQSRVAVETMVTTGLVHVAGEVRTQGYANIAQLVRQTILDIGYDNSHKGFDGRTCGVEISIGDQSIDIATGVDDAVLSRGSADADPFDQQGAGDQGLMFGYACDDTPELMPLPAFLAHRLAEQLAAVRKSGELDYLRPDGKTQVTIAYDGDTAVRLDTVVLSTQHAAGIDLADQLTPDIRERVITPVLEQAHEAGVELKTDGYRMLVNPTGVFTIGGPMGDAGLTGRKVIVDTYGGMARHGGGAFSGKDPSKVDRSAAYAMRWVAKNVVAAGLARRCEIQVAYAIGYPHPVGLYVETFGTETVPVEAIQQAVSQVFDLRPAALVDQLDLLRPIYRPTAAYGHFGRTTAPGLTDGFTWERLDRVDALRSAV, from the coding sequence ATGATCCGCCTGTTCACCTCGGAGTCCGTCACCGAGGGCCACCCCGACAAGATCTGCGACCAGATCAGCGACGCGATCCTCGACGACCTGCTGGCCCAGGACCCGCAGTCGCGGGTGGCGGTGGAGACCATGGTGACGACGGGGCTCGTGCACGTGGCGGGGGAGGTGCGCACCCAGGGCTACGCCAACATCGCCCAGCTCGTGCGGCAGACCATCCTCGACATCGGCTACGACAACTCCCACAAGGGCTTCGACGGTCGGACCTGCGGGGTGGAGATCTCCATCGGCGACCAGTCCATCGACATCGCCACCGGGGTGGACGACGCGGTGCTCAGCCGCGGGTCGGCGGACGCGGACCCCTTCGACCAGCAGGGTGCGGGGGACCAGGGCCTGATGTTCGGCTACGCCTGCGACGACACCCCCGAGCTCATGCCGCTGCCGGCCTTCCTGGCCCACCGCCTGGCGGAGCAGCTGGCCGCCGTCCGCAAGAGCGGTGAGCTCGACTACCTGCGGCCGGACGGCAAGACCCAGGTCACCATCGCCTACGACGGCGACACCGCCGTGCGTCTGGACACCGTGGTGCTGTCCACCCAGCACGCGGCGGGCATCGACCTCGCCGACCAGCTCACCCCCGACATCCGGGAGCGGGTCATCACCCCGGTGCTCGAGCAGGCGCACGAGGCGGGGGTCGAGCTCAAGACCGACGGCTACCGCATGCTCGTCAACCCCACCGGCGTGTTCACCATCGGCGGCCCCATGGGCGACGCAGGGCTGACGGGGCGCAAGGTCATCGTCGACACCTACGGCGGGATGGCCCGGCACGGAGGTGGCGCCTTCTCCGGCAAGGACCCGTCGAAGGTCGACCGCAGCGCCGCCTACGCCATGCGCTGGGTGGCCAAGAACGTCGTGGCCGCCGGGCTCGCCCGGCGCTGCGAGATCCAGGTGGCCTACGCCATCGGCTACCCCCACCCGGTCGGCCTCTACGTCGAGACCTTCGGCACCGAGACCGTGCCGGTGGAGGCCATCCAGCAGGCGGTGTCGCAGGTCTTCGACCTGCGTCCGGCCGCGCTGGTGGACCAGCTCGACCTGCTGCGACCCATCTACCGTCCCACCGCGGCCTACGGGCACTTCGGGCGGACGACGGCCCCCGGGCTGACGGACGGCTTCACCTGGGAGCGCCTGGACCGCGTGGACGCGTTGCGCTCCGCTGTCTGA
- the coaBC gene encoding bifunctional phosphopantothenoylcysteine decarboxylase/phosphopantothenate--cysteine ligase CoaBC — MRVVLGVAGGIAAYKACSVLRLLTEAGHEVTVVPTASALRFVGAPTWEALSGRPVSSDVWDDVPQVPHVRLGQQADLVLVAPATADLLARAAHGLADDLLTSTLLTARCPVVLAPAMHTEMWLHPATVANVESLRSRGVRVVEPASGRLTGADSGPGRLPEPEQIVAAALEAVGEQGPGPRRPGDLEGRHVLVTAGGTREPLDPVRYLGNRSSGKQGYAVAAEAAARGARVSLVSANVSLPVPDGCDLLEVGTALELQERVGAVVDGGDVDAVVMAAAVADFRPAAYAEAKIKKTHGPDEPQAPTIELVRNPDVLAGLVSARGGARRPYLVGFAAETGDATGDVLSLARAKLERKGCDLLVANEVGTDRTFGRDDTTVHLLQPGQDEVVTVGPATKTQVARAIWDRVAPSLG, encoded by the coding sequence ATGCGTGTGGTCCTGGGCGTCGCCGGAGGCATCGCCGCCTACAAGGCGTGCTCGGTCCTGCGGCTGCTGACCGAGGCCGGGCACGAGGTCACCGTCGTGCCGACGGCCTCGGCGCTGCGCTTCGTGGGGGCTCCCACCTGGGAGGCCCTCAGCGGACGACCCGTCTCCAGCGACGTCTGGGACGACGTGCCGCAGGTGCCGCACGTCCGGCTCGGCCAGCAGGCCGACCTCGTGCTCGTGGCCCCCGCCACCGCCGACCTGCTGGCACGGGCCGCCCACGGCCTGGCCGACGACCTGCTCACCTCCACCCTCCTCACGGCGCGCTGCCCCGTCGTGCTGGCTCCCGCCATGCACACCGAGATGTGGCTCCACCCCGCCACCGTGGCCAACGTCGAGAGCCTGCGCTCGCGCGGCGTGCGCGTCGTCGAGCCCGCGTCCGGTCGGCTCACCGGGGCCGACTCCGGGCCCGGCCGGCTGCCCGAGCCCGAGCAGATCGTCGCGGCCGCCCTGGAGGCCGTGGGAGAGCAGGGGCCCGGCCCACGGCGGCCGGGTGACCTCGAGGGGCGGCACGTCCTCGTGACCGCCGGGGGGACCCGGGAGCCCCTGGACCCCGTGCGCTACCTCGGCAACCGGTCCTCCGGCAAGCAGGGCTACGCGGTCGCGGCCGAGGCTGCGGCCCGGGGGGCGCGGGTCAGCCTGGTCAGTGCCAACGTCTCCCTGCCCGTCCCCGACGGCTGCGACCTCCTCGAGGTGGGCACCGCCCTGGAGCTGCAGGAGCGGGTCGGGGCCGTCGTCGACGGCGGGGACGTCGACGCCGTGGTCATGGCGGCCGCCGTCGCGGACTTCCGGCCGGCCGCCTACGCCGAGGCCAAGATCAAGAAGACGCACGGGCCCGACGAGCCCCAGGCGCCCACCATCGAGCTGGTGCGCAACCCCGACGTCCTCGCCGGACTGGTGAGCGCCCGCGGGGGCGCCCGCCGCCCGTACCTCGTCGGCTTCGCCGCCGAGACCGGTGACGCCACCGGGGACGTCCTGTCCCTGGCGCGGGCCAAGCTGGAGCGCAAGGGCTGCGACCTGCTGGTGGCCAACGAGGTGGGGACCGACCGGACCTTCGGTCGCGACGACACCACGGTCCACCTGCTGCAGCCCGGGCAGGACGAGGTCGTCACCGTCGGCCCGGCCACCAAGACCCAGGTCGCCCGGGCCATCTGGGACCGCGTCGCGCCGTCCCTGGGCTAG
- the rpoZ gene encoding DNA-directed RNA polymerase subunit omega, translating into MSGTGTIAHPDGITNPPIDSLLQRADSKYALVIYAAKRARQINAYYSQLSEGLLEYVGPLVEAEATDKPLSIALHEIDQGKLHTSSPES; encoded by the coding sequence GTGAGTGGAACCGGCACCATCGCCCACCCGGACGGCATCACCAACCCGCCCATCGACAGCCTGCTGCAGCGCGCCGACAGCAAGTACGCCCTCGTCATCTACGCCGCGAAGCGCGCCCGGCAGATCAACGCCTACTACTCGCAGCTGAGCGAGGGCCTGCTGGAGTACGTCGGCCCCCTCGTCGAGGCCGAGGCCACCGACAAGCCGCTGTCGATCGCGCTGCACGAGATCGACCAGGGCAAGCTGCACACCAGCTCCCCCGAGAGCTGA
- the gmk gene encoding guanylate kinase, giving the protein MSAADTPGASPGAQRRLVVLAGPTAVGKGTVASYVREHHPAVWLSVSATTRPPRPGEADGRHYFFVDDREFDRLEASGQLLESATVHGRARYGTPRGPVDQALAAGRPALLEIDLQGARQVREAMPEALFVFLAPPSWDELVQRLVGRGTETEEERATRLATARTELAAAQEFDVTIVNDDVARAAEELVSLMVDPPS; this is encoded by the coding sequence CTGAGCGCCGCGGACACGCCCGGTGCGAGCCCGGGCGCGCAGCGACGGCTGGTCGTCCTGGCCGGCCCCACGGCGGTCGGCAAGGGCACGGTGGCCAGCTACGTGCGGGAGCACCACCCGGCCGTGTGGCTCTCGGTGTCGGCGACCACGCGACCGCCCCGGCCCGGCGAGGCCGACGGCCGGCACTACTTCTTCGTGGACGACCGCGAGTTCGACCGGCTGGAGGCCTCCGGGCAGCTGCTGGAGTCGGCCACGGTGCACGGCCGGGCCCGCTACGGCACCCCGCGGGGGCCGGTGGACCAGGCGCTGGCGGCGGGCCGGCCGGCCTTGCTGGAGATCGACCTCCAGGGGGCGCGGCAGGTGCGCGAGGCCATGCCGGAGGCGTTGTTCGTCTTCCTCGCCCCGCCGAGCTGGGACGAGCTGGTCCAGCGGCTCGTCGGTCGGGGGACCGAGACGGAGGAGGAACGGGCCACCCGGCTGGCCACCGCGCGCACCGAGCTGGCGGCCGCCCAGGAGTTCGACGTGACGATCGTCAACGACGATGTCGCCCGGGCCGCCGAAGAACTCGTATCATTGATGGTTGACCCCCCGAGCTAA
- the mihF gene encoding integration host factor, actinobacterial type, with product MALPELTPEQRADALAKAAAARRERAAVKNRLKNSQGSLKDVIAEGKENDVIGKMKVSALLESMPGVGRVRARQLMEEIGISESRRVRGLGANQVHHLLDHFSGR from the coding sequence GTGGCCCTTCCCGAGCTGACGCCGGAGCAACGCGCCGACGCGCTGGCCAAGGCTGCTGCCGCCCGACGTGAGCGTGCAGCCGTCAAGAACCGCCTGAAGAACTCCCAGGGCTCCCTCAAGGACGTCATCGCCGAGGGCAAGGAGAACGACGTCATCGGCAAGATGAAGGTCTCGGCCCTGCTGGAGTCGATGCCCGGCGTGGGCCGGGTGCGCGCCCGGCAGCTCATGGAGGAGATCGGCATCTCCGAGAGCCGGCGCGTCCGGGGGCTGGGCGCCAACCAGGTGCACCACCTGCTCGACCACTTCAGCGGCCGCTGA
- the pyrF gene encoding orotidine-5'-phosphate decarboxylase gives MTHVDEGGHPLTQSEERFGLRLHRALAEHGPLCVGIDPHRELLAAWGLPDSADGLREFCAVVLDAAAGRCAAVKPQSAFFERHGAAGMAVLEELLRQARRRGLLTVLDAKRGDIGSTMEGYAQAYLGTDAPLAADALTLSPYLGYASLRPALDLARGSGRGAFVLVRTSNPEAVQVQSAGRPTVAARVLADVRDDNAGQEPCGDIGVVVGATVDLAGEDLGLDEALAPVLAPGVGAQGADEHDVARSFAAVRGRVLVPVSRAVLGAGPAGVAAEVGRWGDRLASALGQG, from the coding sequence ATGACCCACGTCGACGAGGGCGGACACCCCCTGACCCAGAGCGAGGAGCGCTTCGGCCTGCGCCTGCACCGGGCCCTGGCCGAGCACGGTCCCCTCTGCGTCGGGATCGACCCCCACCGCGAGCTCCTCGCGGCCTGGGGGCTGCCCGACTCCGCGGACGGCCTGCGGGAGTTCTGCGCCGTCGTCCTGGACGCGGCTGCCGGTCGGTGCGCCGCGGTCAAGCCGCAGTCCGCCTTCTTCGAACGGCACGGGGCGGCCGGGATGGCGGTCCTGGAGGAGCTGCTCCGCCAGGCCCGCCGGCGCGGTCTGCTCACCGTCCTCGACGCCAAGCGGGGTGACATCGGCAGCACCATGGAGGGCTACGCCCAGGCCTACCTCGGGACCGACGCCCCGCTGGCCGCGGACGCGCTCACCCTGAGCCCCTACCTCGGCTACGCGTCCCTGCGGCCGGCCCTGGACCTGGCCCGCGGCTCCGGCCGCGGGGCCTTCGTGCTCGTGCGGACCTCCAACCCGGAGGCCGTCCAGGTCCAGTCGGCGGGGCGGCCCACGGTCGCGGCCCGGGTCCTCGCCGACGTCCGTGACGACAACGCCGGCCAGGAGCCGTGCGGCGACATCGGTGTCGTCGTCGGTGCGACGGTCGACCTCGCGGGGGAGGACCTGGGGCTGGACGAGGCACTCGCGCCCGTCCTCGCCCCGGGCGTCGGGGCGCAGGGGGCGGACGAGCACGACGTGGCCCGGTCCTTCGCGGCCGTCCGGGGGAGGGTCCTGGTCCCCGTGTCACGGGCGGTGCTGGGTGCCGGGCCGGCCGGCGTGGCGGCCGAGGTCGGACGCTGGGGTGACCGGTTGGCCTCGGCCCTGGGCCAGGGCTGA
- the carB gene encoding carbamoyl-phosphate synthase large subunit, with product MPKRDDISSVLVIGSGPIVIGQAAEFDYSGTQACRVLREEGVRVILVNSNPATIMTDPGVADATYVEPITPEIVESIIERERPDAVLATLGGQTALNTAIALHESGALERLGAPLIGANVQAIQLGEDRQAFKGVVERCGAESARSAICHTMDEVVAAAEELGYPVVVRPSFTMGGLGSGFAFDEPSLRRIAGAGLQDSPTTEVLLEESILGWKEYELEVMRDRADNVVVVCSIENLDPMGVHTGDSITVAPAMTLTDREYQRLRDIGIAVIREVGVDTGGCNIQFAVNPQDGRIIVIEMNPRVSRSSALASKATGFPIAKIAAKMALGYTLDEVPNDITQKTPASFEPSLDYVVVKVPRFAFEKFPLADPTLTTTMKSVGEAMALGRSFTEALQKALRSTEARHTSFHWREDETPTREMALALLCQAATPTDGRLVLVQQALRGGATVEEAHEATGIDPWFLDQIAAINEVAERVRTQARSASAGQLTPELLRTAKRHGFSDAQVAQLAGLREDVVRGVRQALGVRPVYKTVDTCAGEFEATTPYHYSSYDEETEVAPRDRPAVIILGSGPNRIGQGIEFDYSCVHASLTLREHGFDTVMVNCNPETVSTDYDTSSRLYFEPLTLEDVLEVVHAERQAGPVAGVVVQLGGQTPLGLAAALKAEGVPIVGTSPEAIHLAEDRGAFGRVLAQTGLSAPRHGTAYTVDDALEVAREIGFPVLVRPSYVLGGRGMQIVYDEESLASYVARATAVTPEEVAHPVLIDRFLDTAVEIDVDALYDGTDLYVGGIMEHIEEAGIHSGDSACVLPPFTLGRSELEAVRVATRALAEAIGVRGLINVQFALSQDVLYVLEANPRASRTVPFVAKATGVPLAQAAARVMLGTTIAQLRTEGVLPTGVDGGSLPGHAPFSVKEAILPFRRFRTQTGEAIDSILGPEMRSTGEVMGIDASFGAAFAKSQLRAGSSLPTSGTVFVSVANRDKRSMIFPVKRLVDLGFSVLATEGTADVLRRNGIPAEVVHKHSEAREDGSVRTVVDRITAGEVDMVINTPSGRDARADGYAIRAATTSLDKPIITTVQQLAVAVLGIEAMRAGPLSVAPLQEHAAQLDLFGPGAKR from the coding sequence GTGCCCAAGCGTGACGACATCAGCAGCGTGCTGGTGATCGGGTCCGGCCCGATCGTCATCGGCCAGGCGGCCGAGTTCGACTACTCCGGCACCCAGGCCTGCCGGGTGCTGCGCGAGGAGGGGGTCCGGGTCATCCTCGTCAACTCCAACCCGGCGACGATCATGACCGACCCGGGCGTGGCGGACGCGACCTACGTCGAGCCCATCACGCCGGAGATCGTGGAGTCCATCATCGAGCGGGAGCGGCCGGACGCCGTCCTGGCCACCCTCGGCGGCCAGACGGCGCTCAACACCGCCATCGCCCTGCACGAGTCGGGCGCCCTGGAGCGCCTCGGTGCCCCGCTCATCGGGGCCAACGTCCAGGCGATCCAGCTGGGGGAGGACCGGCAGGCGTTCAAGGGTGTCGTCGAGCGTTGCGGCGCCGAGTCGGCCCGGTCGGCGATCTGCCACACCATGGACGAGGTGGTGGCCGCCGCGGAGGAGCTGGGCTACCCGGTCGTGGTGCGTCCGTCGTTCACCATGGGCGGCCTGGGCTCCGGCTTCGCCTTCGACGAGCCGAGCCTGCGGCGCATCGCGGGGGCGGGCCTGCAGGACAGCCCGACCACCGAGGTGCTCCTGGAGGAGTCCATCCTGGGGTGGAAGGAGTACGAGCTCGAGGTGATGCGCGACCGCGCCGACAACGTCGTCGTCGTGTGCTCCATCGAGAACCTCGACCCCATGGGCGTGCACACGGGTGACTCGATCACGGTCGCCCCGGCGATGACCCTGACCGACCGGGAGTACCAGCGGCTGCGCGACATCGGCATCGCGGTCATCCGCGAGGTCGGGGTTGACACCGGAGGGTGCAACATCCAGTTCGCGGTCAACCCGCAGGACGGCCGCATCATCGTCATCGAGATGAACCCGCGGGTCTCCCGCTCCTCGGCGCTCGCGTCCAAGGCGACCGGCTTCCCCATCGCCAAGATCGCGGCGAAGATGGCGCTGGGCTACACCCTGGACGAGGTGCCCAACGACATCACGCAGAAGACCCCGGCGAGCTTCGAGCCGAGCCTCGACTACGTCGTCGTCAAGGTGCCGCGGTTCGCGTTCGAGAAGTTCCCGCTGGCCGACCCCACCCTCACGACGACGATGAAGTCGGTGGGTGAGGCGATGGCCCTGGGGCGCAGCTTCACCGAGGCGCTCCAGAAGGCGCTGCGCTCGACCGAGGCCAGGCACACCAGCTTCCACTGGCGCGAGGACGAGACGCCCACCCGGGAGATGGCCCTGGCCCTGCTGTGCCAGGCGGCCACCCCGACCGACGGCCGGCTGGTGCTGGTGCAGCAGGCGCTGCGCGGCGGGGCCACCGTGGAGGAGGCGCACGAGGCCACCGGCATCGACCCCTGGTTCCTCGACCAGATCGCGGCGATCAACGAGGTCGCCGAGCGGGTCCGGACCCAGGCCCGGTCGGCCTCCGCGGGTCAGCTGACCCCGGAGCTGCTGCGGACGGCCAAGCGGCACGGCTTCTCCGACGCCCAGGTCGCCCAGCTCGCCGGGCTCCGCGAGGACGTCGTGCGCGGGGTGCGTCAGGCCCTGGGGGTGCGACCGGTCTACAAGACCGTGGACACCTGCGCCGGGGAGTTCGAGGCCACCACGCCCTACCACTACTCCTCCTACGACGAGGAGACCGAGGTCGCGCCGCGCGACCGCCCGGCCGTCATCATCCTCGGGTCGGGGCCGAACCGCATTGGGCAGGGCATCGAGTTCGACTACTCCTGCGTGCACGCCTCGCTCACCCTCCGTGAGCACGGCTTCGACACCGTCATGGTCAACTGCAACCCCGAGACGGTGTCGACGGACTACGACACCTCCAGCCGGCTGTACTTCGAGCCGCTCACCCTCGAGGACGTCCTCGAGGTCGTCCACGCCGAGCGGCAGGCCGGCCCCGTGGCCGGCGTCGTGGTGCAGCTGGGCGGGCAGACACCGCTGGGGCTGGCCGCCGCCCTCAAGGCCGAGGGGGTGCCCATCGTCGGCACCTCGCCGGAGGCGATCCACCTCGCCGAGGACCGCGGCGCCTTCGGCCGGGTGCTCGCGCAGACCGGGCTGAGCGCGCCGCGCCACGGCACGGCATACACCGTCGACGACGCGCTGGAGGTCGCCCGCGAGATCGGCTTCCCGGTCCTCGTGCGCCCCTCCTACGTCCTCGGGGGCCGCGGTATGCAGATCGTCTACGACGAGGAGTCCCTCGCCTCCTACGTCGCGCGGGCCACGGCGGTCACCCCCGAGGAGGTGGCCCACCCCGTCCTCATCGACCGCTTCCTCGACACCGCCGTCGAGATCGACGTCGACGCCCTCTACGACGGGACCGACCTCTACGTCGGCGGGATCATGGAGCACATCGAGGAGGCCGGCATCCACTCCGGCGACTCCGCCTGCGTGCTCCCGCCGTTCACCCTCGGTCGCTCCGAGCTGGAGGCCGTCCGGGTCGCCACCCGGGCGCTGGCCGAGGCGATCGGGGTGCGCGGCCTCATCAACGTGCAGTTCGCGCTCAGCCAGGACGTCCTCTACGTGCTGGAGGCCAACCCCCGGGCCAGCCGCACGGTGCCCTTCGTCGCCAAGGCCACGGGGGTGCCGCTCGCCCAGGCCGCGGCCCGGGTCATGCTGGGCACCACGATCGCGCAGCTGCGGACCGAGGGGGTGCTGCCGACCGGGGTCGACGGCGGGTCGCTGCCGGGGCACGCGCCGTTCTCGGTCAAGGAGGCGATCCTGCCCTTCCGACGCTTCCGCACCCAGACCGGGGAGGCCATCGACTCCATCCTCGGCCCGGAGATGCGCTCCACCGGTGAGGTGATGGGCATCGACGCGTCCTTCGGCGCGGCCTTCGCCAAGAGCCAGCTGCGGGCCGGCTCGAGCCTGCCCACCAGCGGCACGGTCTTCGTCTCGGTGGCCAACCGGGACAAGCGCTCGATGATCTTCCCGGTGAAGCGGCTGGTCGACCTCGGCTTCTCGGTGCTGGCCACCGAGGGGACGGCCGACGTGCTGCGGCGCAACGGCATCCCGGCGGAGGTCGTGCACAAGCACAGCGAGGCGCGCGAGGACGGCTCGGTGCGCACGGTCGTGGACCGGATCACCGCGGGCGAGGTCGACATGGTCATCAACACGCCCTCGGGGCGGGACGCGCGCGCGGACGGGTATGCCATCCGCGCCGCCACGACCTCGCTGGACAAGCCCATCATCACCACCGTCCAGCAGCTGGCGGTCGCGGTGCTCGGCATCGAGGCGATGCGGGCCGGGCCCCTGTCGGTGGCGCCGCTGCAGGAGCACGCGGCGCAGCTGGACCTCTTCGGTCCCGGGGCGAAGCGGTGA
- the carA gene encoding glutamine-hydrolyzing carbamoyl-phosphate synthase small subunit, producing the protein MTNATREEAAVTPAQPEPAILVLEDGRTFRGEAYGARGQTVGEAVFCTGMTGYQETLTDPSYHRQVVVMTAPHIGNTGVNTTDMESRRIWVAGFVVRDPAIRPSSWRSQGDLGQALEQAGVVGISGVDTRALTRHLRDRGAMRVGVFSGEAAAAGPQELLRQVTEAPLMAGSALAAEVSTAEPYVVSPPEGVPTRFRVAALDLGIKGMTPAQLARRGIEVHVLPSRTTAQELLELEPDGVFFSNGPGDPATAEHEVDLLRQVLDRRIPFFGICFGNQLLGRALGLGTYKLAFGHRGINQPVLDRTTGKVEVTSHNHGFAIAWPDGIPTDQPADTPYGPVRCDHVALNDDVVEGLSCVDVPAFSVQYHPEAAAGPHDAEYLFDRFVDLLERRPSSSTPSPTSQES; encoded by the coding sequence ATGACGAACGCGACGAGAGAAGAGGCAGCGGTGACCCCAGCACAGCCCGAGCCGGCCATCCTGGTGCTCGAGGACGGCCGCACCTTCCGCGGCGAGGCCTACGGGGCCCGCGGGCAGACCGTCGGCGAGGCGGTCTTCTGCACCGGGATGACCGGCTACCAGGAGACGCTCACCGACCCGTCGTACCACCGCCAGGTCGTGGTGATGACGGCGCCGCACATCGGCAACACCGGCGTCAACACGACCGACATGGAGAGCCGGCGCATCTGGGTGGCCGGCTTCGTGGTCCGCGACCCCGCGATCCGACCCTCCAGCTGGCGCTCGCAGGGCGACCTCGGCCAGGCCCTGGAGCAGGCCGGCGTCGTCGGCATCAGCGGCGTCGACACCCGGGCGCTGACCCGGCACCTGCGCGACCGCGGTGCCATGCGGGTCGGGGTGTTCTCCGGCGAGGCCGCCGCCGCGGGCCCGCAGGAGCTGCTGCGCCAGGTGACCGAGGCCCCGCTCATGGCCGGGTCCGCCCTGGCGGCGGAGGTCTCCACCGCCGAGCCCTACGTCGTGTCTCCGCCGGAGGGGGTGCCGACCCGCTTCCGCGTCGCGGCGCTCGACCTCGGCATCAAGGGGATGACCCCGGCGCAGCTGGCGCGGCGGGGCATCGAGGTCCACGTCCTGCCCAGCCGGACCACCGCGCAGGAGCTGCTGGAGCTGGAGCCGGACGGCGTCTTCTTCTCCAACGGGCCGGGCGACCCGGCGACGGCGGAGCACGAGGTCGACCTCCTGCGGCAGGTCCTCGACCGGCGCATCCCGTTCTTCGGCATCTGCTTCGGCAACCAGCTGCTCGGGAGGGCGCTGGGGCTGGGCACCTACAAGCTGGCCTTCGGCCACCGCGGGATCAACCAGCCCGTGCTCGACCGCACCACCGGCAAGGTCGAGGTGACCAGCCACAACCACGGCTTCGCCATCGCCTGGCCGGACGGCATACCGACCGACCAGCCGGCGGACACCCCCTACGGTCCGGTCCGCTGCGACCACGTGGCCCTCAACGACGACGTCGTGGAGGGGCTCTCGTGCGTCGACGTCCCGGCCTTCAGCGTGCAGTACCACCCCGAGGCCGCCGCCGGTCCGCACGACGCGGAGTACCTCTTCGACCGCTTCGTGGACCTGCTCGAGCGGCGTCCCTCCTCCTCCACCCCCTCCCCGACCTCCCAGGAGTCCTGA
- a CDS encoding dihydroorotase, which produces MSRTPALLVRGADLAGGGAGDVLVVDGTIRAVGTDAAADAPEGVQRLDADGLVLLPGLVDLHTHLREPGREDAETVETGSQAAAVGGFTAVLAMANTTPVTDTAEVAETVLDLGRRAGYVDVHPVGAVTKGLAGQELAELGLMARSRARVRVFSDDGRCVHDARLMRRALEYVKGFGGVVSQHAQDPRLADGAACCHEGELSGRLGLPGWPAVAEETIVARDVMLARHTGSRVHVAHVSTAGSVEVVRWAKAQGIAVTAEVTPHHLMLTEAELAGYDPTFKVNPPLRPAEDTQALREALADGTIDAVATDHAPHVRQDKEHAFADAAFGMLGLETALPVVSTVMVAEGLMSWADVARTMSSAPARIAGLRDQGQGLVPGAPANLTLVDPTRSHTVDRALSRSLSRNNPWHGRRLTGAVHLTMLRGQVTAREGLVWADPS; this is translated from the coding sequence GTGAGCCGCACGCCCGCCCTGCTCGTCCGGGGTGCCGACCTCGCGGGGGGTGGTGCCGGCGACGTGCTCGTCGTGGACGGCACCATCCGCGCGGTCGGGACCGACGCCGCCGCCGACGCGCCCGAGGGGGTCCAGCGCCTGGACGCCGACGGGTTGGTGCTGCTGCCGGGTCTCGTCGACCTGCACACGCACCTGCGTGAGCCCGGCCGCGAGGACGCCGAGACCGTCGAGACCGGCTCGCAGGCCGCCGCGGTGGGGGGCTTCACGGCCGTCCTGGCGATGGCCAACACCACCCCGGTCACGGACACCGCGGAGGTCGCCGAGACCGTGCTCGACCTGGGGCGCCGGGCCGGCTACGTCGACGTCCACCCGGTCGGCGCCGTCACCAAGGGCCTGGCCGGGCAGGAGCTGGCCGAGCTCGGGCTCATGGCCCGCTCGCGGGCCCGGGTGCGGGTCTTCTCCGACGACGGCCGGTGCGTCCACGACGCCCGGCTCATGCGCCGGGCGCTGGAGTACGTCAAGGGGTTCGGCGGCGTCGTCTCGCAGCACGCGCAGGACCCGCGGCTGGCCGACGGCGCCGCGTGCTGCCACGAGGGCGAGCTCTCCGGGCGGCTCGGGCTCCCCGGGTGGCCGGCCGTCGCCGAGGAGACCATCGTCGCCCGCGACGTCATGCTGGCCCGGCACACGGGCTCGCGGGTCCACGTCGCGCACGTCTCGACGGCCGGGAGCGTCGAGGTGGTCCGCTGGGCCAAGGCGCAGGGGATCGCGGTGACCGCCGAGGTCACCCCCCACCACCTCATGCTGACCGAGGCCGAGCTCGCCGGCTACGACCCGACCTTCAAGGTCAACCCGCCGCTGCGACCGGCCGAAGACACCCAGGCCCTGCGCGAGGCTCTCGCGGACGGGACCATCGACGCGGTCGCCACCGACCACGCGCCGCACGTGCGCCAGGACAAGGAGCACGCGTTCGCCGACGCGGCCTTCGGCATGCTCGGACTGGAGACGGCGCTGCCCGTCGTCTCGACCGTCATGGTGGCCGAGGGCCTGATGTCGTGGGCCGACGTCGCGCGCACGATGTCGAGCGCCCCGGCCCGGATCGCCGGGCTGCGCGACCAGGGCCAGGGCCTCGTGCCGGGGGCGCCGGCCAACCTCACCCTGGTCGACCCCACCCGCAGCCACACCGTGGACCGCGCGCTGTCGCGGTCCCTGTCCCGCAACAACCCCTGGCACGGCCGCCGGCTCACCGGCGCCGTCCACCTGACCATGCTCCGAGGCCAGGTCACCGCCCGCGAGGGCCTGGTCTGGGCGGACCCCTCATGA